Proteins encoded in a region of the Onychostoma macrolepis isolate SWU-2019 chromosome 20, ASM1243209v1, whole genome shotgun sequence genome:
- the LOC131527279 gene encoding uncharacterized protein LOC131527279 — translation MEEIAFAFAFFIADEVDAIEIPLFLHEDGHNDNHRRNVPKIRHFIEQVVHLYSHSEFQSHFRLSRGHVEELINTLGPFYMNTQQTKVPLTNSILASLWTLSNQESYRGVADRFNLTKSTVSKHLHEFCSLVRSHLSHYISWPRGEALHMSQLGFKTAGFPNTVCAVDGCHIPIVKPHCENPVVYINRKQFYSIILTGFCDSQRRFCHVSVGHPGSWHDSRAFRLSDVGHLLEEDPHSLVPEGMHIIGDSAYPLLLQLMKPYRDNGHLTVRQTV, via the exons ATGGAGGAGATCGCGTTCGCGTTTGCGTTTTTTATCGCAGATGAAGTGGATGCAATCGAAATACCACTGTTTTTACATGAAGATGGTCATAATGATAATCACCGAAG GAATGTCCCTAAAATTCGTCATTTTATTGAGCAAGTGGTCCATTTGTACAGTCACTCTGAGTTTCAGAGTCATTTCAGACTTTCTAGAGGGCATGTGGAG GAGCTTATCAATACACTTGGCCCTTTCTATATGAATACACAGCAGACCAAGGTACCACTGACAAACAGTATACTTGCCTCTCTATGGACTCTTTCCAACCAAGAGTCCTATAGAGGAGTGGCAGACAGATTTAACTTAACCAAATCCACAGTTTCAAAACACCTGCACGAGTTCTGTTCTCTTGTAAGAAGTCATTTGTCACACTACATCTCTTGGCCCAGAGGAGAAGCCCTGCACATGTCCCAGTTAGGATTCAAAACAGCTGGGTTTCCTAACACTGTCTGTGCGGTTGATGGATGCCATATTCCTATTGTAAAACCACACTGTGAGAATCCTGTGGTCTATATCAATAGGAAacaattctattctattattcTTACAGGATTCTGTGACAGTCAGCGGCGTTTCTGTCATGTCAGTGTGGGTCACCCTGGTAGCTGGCATGATTCAAGGGCATTTCGTTTGTCAGATGTAGGGCACCTTCTTGAGGAAGATCCGCATTCCCTGGTTCCAGAAGGCATGCATATTATTGGAGACTCTGCATACCCTCTTTTGCTTCAGCTAATGAAGCCATACAGGGACAATGGCCACTTGACTGTCAGACAGACGGTTTAA